One window of Phalacrocorax aristotelis chromosome 26, bGulAri2.1, whole genome shotgun sequence genomic DNA carries:
- the LOC142048740 gene encoding nascent polypeptide-associated complex subunit alpha: MPGEATETVPATEQELPQPQAETGSGTESDSDESVPELEEQDSTQATTQQAQLAAAAEIDEEPVSKAKQSRSEKKARKAMSKLGLRQVTGVTRVTIRKSKNILFVITKPDVYKSPASDTYIVFGEAKIEDLSQQAQLAAAEKFKVQGEAVSNIQENTQTPTVQEESEEEEVDETGVEVKDIELVMSQANVSRAKAVRALKNNSNDIVNAIMELTM; the protein is encoded by the exons ATGCCCGGTGAAGCTACAGAAACCGTCCCGGCCACGGAGCAGGAGCTGCCGCAGCCGCAAGCTGAGACAG GGTCTGGAACAGAGTCTGACAGTGATGAATCTGTACCAGAGCTTGAAGAGCAAGACTCCACACAGGCCACAACACAGCAGGCACAG cttgcagcagcagctgaaatagATGAAGAACCCgttagcaaagcaaaacagagccGGAGTGAAAAGAAAGCACGGAAG GCAATGTCTAAACTGGGCCTTCGCCAGGTGACAGGAGTAACCAGAGTCACCATCCGGAAATCTAAGAACATCCTCTTCGTCATCACAAAGCCAGACGTGTACAAGAGCCCGGCGTCAGACACCTACATAGTCTTTGGCGAAGCGAAG aTTGAAGACCTGTCGCAGCaggcccagctggctgctgccgaAAAGTTCAAAGTGCAAGGAGAAGCCGTTTCAAACATCCAAGAAAACACACAGACCCCCACTGTGCAGGAGGAGAGCGAGGAAGAAGAG GTTGACGAAACCGGCGTCGAGGTGAAAGACATTGAGCTGGTGATGTCGCAGGCGAACGTGTCCCGAGCAAAGGCAGTCCGTGCCCTGAAGAACAACAGTAACGATATTGTAAATGCTATAATG GAGTTGACGATGTag
- the LOC142048737 gene encoding uncharacterized protein LOC142048737 encodes MGFAAPGSPGPAPVSPVSLGLPAPVSSALAAAPAAVTVAPLAPAMSPGSPPAAFPSAVKAAPMAFPTFLPAPAVPPEAAACPQSPGSPPLPPAAPLCPVTALATAALAVPVSPGSPAPALLASASASPQAPAPDSPLPPLALPPCPALAGASSPSVFLAAPTALAPLSPPAPLAPAGMSPGSPAAAPQGPAPGAPVSPLVPVAPSVAKTCPMGPAPVAPAAAPAAPAVGDPVPPSVARTPPGSLDHQVVPATAAAPITPALSKPGLGAAPSPPGPPTAAAPSAAPAMAMAALPKAAPASPVSPPTAPVPAAPSGPASSPPVTPVMAALATPPAPKVAPASPVTALSAPSAPASSPPVTLAVAAVATAAPVSPVTALSAPSAPASSLPVTPVVAAPATLPAPKVALASPVTAPSAPLAPASSLPVTPVVAAPATPPVDKAAPVSLITALSVPSAPATPPPVPPAVAAPATPPASKSPPMSPITAPSAPSAPATLAVAAPPAPAALPAAKAAPKSPLSAPFAPAPAAPAPPPAAKSPPVSPVTAPSAPASFLPVTPAVAAPATPPVAKVAPVSPITVLAAPSAPATLAVAAPPAPAASPTAKAAPKSSVVSPSAPAPPAPAAPPTAKAAPKSPVVSPSAPATPDPAASPAVKAAPKGPVAASSAPATLAPAAPAPPRAAKKPPKSSPATAPPAPSAPAAPVPAALPAPAAPPAAKAPPKSPVAATPAPAAPPAPAARPAAPAPARGTPAPASGTVAPALGVPGAPLKPSADRATPAPQKPEASLPGSAPAGNLPPPASSAPSTPPVKKQTPPSKVAKLAPCPAPCKPTSKALAPVSTAIDDDDLPPLIPPELPAAEPPVQPILVDLSPRAAVAPAEAPAPPAKQPVLKNDKGICRLGLPCAWSVTGCPLDTNP; translated from the coding sequence ATGGGTTTTGCAGCCCCAGGATCTCCAGGGCCTGCTCCAGTTAGCCCAGTGTCTCTGGGACTCCCGGCCCCAGTGTCttctgctctggctgctgctcccGCTGCAGTGACAgtggccccccttgccccagCCATGAGCCCTGGTTCTCCCCCTGCAGctttcccctctgctgtgaAAGCTGCCCCTATGGCATTCCCCACgttcctgcctgctcctgctgtgcctCCTGAGGCTGCAGCTTGTCCCCAGAGCCCGGGctctccccctcttcccccagcagcCCCGCTTTGCCCTGTCACAGCACTGGCAACAGCTGCCCTAGCAGTACCAGTGTctcctggcagccctgcccctgccctgctggcttCTGCTTCAGCCTCCCCCCAAGCCCCAGCCCCCgattcccccctgccccccctcgCTCTTCCCCCatgcccagccctggctggtgCCAGCTCTCCATCTGTCTTCCTGGCTGCCCCCACGGCCCTGGCCCCGTTGTCACCCCCTGCTCCTCTGGCGCCAGCTGGGATGTCTCCTGgaagtcctgctgctgccccacagGGCCCAGCTCCTGGTGCTCCAGTCTCTCCGCTGGTCCCAGTTGCTCCTTCTGTTGCCAAGACCTGTCCCATGGGCCCTGCCCCAGTggccccagctgctgcccctgcGGCTCCAGCTGTGGGAGACCCAGTCCCTCCCTCTGTGGCCAGGACACCTCCCGGGAGTCTGGACCATCAGGTAGTGCCTGCCACTGCGGCAGCTCCCATCACTCCTGCCCTGTCCAAACCCGGTCTGGGAGCTGCCCCATCTCCCCCAGGGCcaccaacagcagcagctcccagtgctGCACCAGCAATGGCCATGGCTGCTTTGCCCAAAGCAGCTCCAGCGAGCCCAGTCTCGCCACCAACAGCTCCTGTGCCTGCTGCCCCCTCGGGCCCTGCCAGCTCCCCGCCTGTCACACCGGTGATGGCAGCTCTGGCCACCCCTCCTGCACCCAAAGTGGCACCGGCGAGCCCTGTCACTGCCCTGTCTGCCCCCTcagcccctgccagctcccCGCCTGTCACACTGGCGGTGGCAGCCGTGGCCACAGCTGCACCTGTGAGCCCTGTCACTGCCCTGTCTGCCCCCTCGgcccctgccagctccctgcctgtCACACCAGTGGTGGCAGCTCCAGCCACCCTTCCTGCGCCCAAAGTGGCACTGGCAAGCCCTGTCACTGCCCCTTCTGCCCCCTTGGCCCCTGCTAGCTCCCTGCCTGTCACACCGGTGGTGGCAGCTCCGGCAACCCCTCCTGTGGACAAAGCGGCACCAGTGAGCCTCATCACTGCCCTGTCTGTTCCCTCGGCCCCAGCCACCCCTCCTCCTGTCCCACCGGCGGTGGCAGCTCCGGCCACCCCTCCTGCGTCCAAATCGCCTCCCATGAGCCCCATCACTGCCccatctgctccctctgccccagctaCACTGGCAGTGGCAGCtccaccagctccagctgccctgCCCGCAGCCAAAGCAGCTCCCAAGAGCCCTCTTTCTGCTCCCTttgccccagctcctgcagctccagctccccCTCCTGCAGCCAAATCACCTCCCGTGAGCCCTGTCACTGCCCCGTCTGCCCCTGCCAGCTTCCTGCCTGTCACACCAGCAGTGGCAGCTCCGGCCACTCCTCCTGTGGCCAAAGTTGCTCCTGTGAGCCCCATCACTGTTCTGgctgctccctctgcccctgccacaCTGGCAGTGGCAGCtccaccagctccagctgcctctcccaCAGCCAAAGCAGCTCCCAAGAGCTCTGTTgtttctccctctgccccagctccaccagctccagctgcccctCCCACAGCCAAAGCAGCTCCCAAGAGCCCTGTTgtttctccctctgccccagctaCACCAGAtccagctgcctctcctgcagTCAAAGCAGCTCCCAAGGGCCCTGTTGCTGCTTCCTCTGCCCCAGCTACactggctcctgcagctccagctccccCCCGGGCAGCCAAAAAGCCTCCAAAGAGCAGCCCTGCCACTGCTCCGcctgctccctctgcccctgctgcaccagtgcctgcagctctgccagctccagctgcccctCCTGCAGCCAAAGCACCTCCCAAGAGCCCTGTTGCAGCCacaccagctcctgcagctccaccagctccagctgcccgcccagcagcccctgccccagcacgtGGCACACCAGCTCCTGCTTCAGGCACAgttgccccagccctgggggttCCTGGTGCCCCCCTGAAGCCATCGGCCGATCGTGCCACCCCTGCTCCCCAGAAACCAGAAGCCAGTCttcctggctctgccccagcgGGTAACCTCCCCCCGCCTGCCTCTTCTGCACCAAGCACTCCCCCTGTGAAGAAGCAGACCCCTCCCAGTAAGGTTGCCAAGCTggccccctgcccagccccatgCAAACCCACCTCGAAGGCCCTGGCCCCCGTCAGCACTGCCATCGACGACGACGACCTGCCACCTCTGATCCCCCCAGAGCTGCCCGCTGCCGAGCCACCAGTGCAGCCCATCCTGGTGGACCTCTCTCCCCGAGCAGCCGTGGCCCCTGCTGAGgcccctgctcctccagctaAGCAGCCTGTCTTGAAGAATGACAAGGGTATTTGTCGCCTTGGTTTGCCGTGTGCATGGAGTGTCACTGGTTGCCCACTGGATACTAACCCATAG
- the ATP5F1B gene encoding ATP synthase F(1) complex subunit beta, mitochondrial: protein MLGLAGRCSAAAAAAARPLLRRGAGPGRDLLPLLLSRGAGRAAAVGARRDYAAQAAPAAKAGSTTGRIVAVIGAVVDVQFDEGLPPILNALEVQGRETRLVLEVAQHLGENTVRTIAMDGTEGLVRGQKVLDSGAPIRIPVGPETLGRIMNVIGEPIDERGPITTKQFAAIHAEAPEFVEMSVEQEILVTGIKVVDLLAPYAKGGKIGLFGGAGVGKTVLIMELINNVAKAHGGYSVFAGVGERTREGNDLYHEMIESGVINLKDATSKVALVYGQMNEPPGARARVALTGLTVAEYFRDQEGQDVLLFIDNIFRFTQAGSEVSALLGRIPSAVGYQPTLATDMGTMQERITTTRKGSITSVQAIYVPADDLTDPAPATTFAHLDATTVLSRAIAELGIYPAVDPLDSTSRIMDPNIVGPEHYDVARGVQKILQDYKSLQDIIAILGMDELSEEDKLTVARARKIQRFLSQPFQVAEVFTGHMGKLVPLKETIKGFKQILAGEYDHLPEQAFYMVGPIEEAVAKAEKLAEEHA from the exons ATGTTGGGGCTTGCGGGTCGCTGCtcggccgctgccgccgccgccgcccggccgctGCTGCGCcgcggggctgggccgggccgcgACCTCCTGCCGCTGCTCCTCAgccgcggggccggccgggccGCCGCCGTCGGGGCGC GACGAGACTATGCAGCCCAAGCAGCCCCCGCCGCCAAGGCCGGCTCGACCACTGGCCGCATTGTGGCCGTCATCGGTGCGGTGGTGGACGTGCAGTTCGATGAGGGGCTGCCCCCCATCCTCAACGCCCTTGaggtgcagggcagggagacACGGCTGGTGCTGGAGGTGGCTCAGCACCTGG GGGAGAACACCGTGCGCACAATCGCCATGGATGGGACAGAAGGCCTGGTGAGAGGACAGAAGGTGCTGGACTCCGGCGCGCCCATCCGTATCCCTGTCGGCCCTGAGACCCTGGGCAGGATCATGAACGTCATCGGGGAACCCATTGATGAGAGGGGTCCCATCACGACAAAACA GTTTGCTGCTATCCATGCCGAAGCCCCCGAGTTCGTGGAGATGAGCGTTGAACAGGAGATCCTTGTGACAGGGATCAAGGTGGTGGACCTGCTGGCTCCCTACGCCAAGGGTGGCAAGATCG GTTTGTTTGGAGGCGCTGGCGTTGGCAAGACGGTGCTGATCATGGAGCTGATCAACAACGTGGCGAAAGCCCACGGTGGTTATTCAGTGTTTGCTGGCGTGGGGGAGCGAACCCGCGAGGGCAACGACTTGTACCATGAGATGATTGAGTCTGGAGTCATCAACCTGAAAGATGCCACTTCCAAG GTCGCCCTGGTCTACGGGCAGATGAACGAGCCCCCGGGCGCTCGTGCCAGAGTGGCTCTGACGGGGTTGACGGTGGCCGAATACTTCAGGGACCAGGAGGGTCAGGACGTGCTGCTTTTCATCGACAACATCTTCCGCTTCACCCAGGCTGGCTCAGAG GTGTCTGCCCTGCTGGGGAGAATCCCCTCTGCTGTGGGCTACCAGCCCACGCTGGCCACCGACATGGGCACCATGCAGGAGAGGATTACCACCACACGCAAGGGCTCCATCACTTCGGTGCAG gcCATCTATGTGCCGGCCGATGACTTGACTGACCCTGCCCCCGCCACCACCTTCGCCCACTTGGACGCCACCACGGTGCTGTCCCGCGCCATCGCCGAGCTGGGCATCTACCCGGCCGTGGACCCGCTGGACTCCACCTCCCGCATCATGGACCCCAACATCGTAGGCCCCGAGCACTATGATGTGGCCCGAGGCGTGCAGAAGATCCTGCAG GACTACAAGTCCCTGCAGGACATCATTGCCATCCTGGGCATGGACGAGCTCTCTGAAGAGGACAAGCTGACAGTGGCCCGGGCTCGCAAAATCCAGCGCTTCTTGTCGCAGCCCTTCCAGGTGGCCGAGGTCTTCACTGGCCACATGGGCAAGCTGGTGCCGCTGAAGGAGACCATCAAGGGCTTCAAACAGATCCTGGCAG GTGAATACGACCACCTCCCAGAGCAGGCCTTCTACATGGTGGGGCCCATCGAGGAGGCAGTGGCCAAGGCGGAGAAGTTGGCCGAAGAGCACGCGTGA
- the PTGES3 gene encoding LOW QUALITY PROTEIN: prostaglandin E synthase 3 (The sequence of the model RefSeq protein was modified relative to this genomic sequence to represent the inferred CDS: deleted 1 base in 1 codon): MRSGGGGRRRGGYFAASPALGAAAPEARGIVGARPPRARRHCRRPEPRPCLAPHRPTDRPCRPPQPDPEPGPPQECQPEPPPFAMQPASAKWYDRRDYVFIEFCVEDSKDVNVNFEKSKLTFSCLGGSDNFKHLNEIDLFNNIDPNESKHKRTDRSILCCLRKGESGQAWPRLTKERAKLNWLSVDFNNWKDWEDDSDEDMSNFDRFSEMMNNMGGDDDVDLPEVDGADDDSPDSDDEKMPDLE, encoded by the exons ATgcgcagcggcggcggcgggaggcggcgcggcgggtATTTTGCTGCGTCACCAGCGCTGGGCGCCGCCGCTCCCGAG GCGCGGGGCATTGTGGGAGCGAGGCCGCCCCGAGCCCGCCGCCACTGCCGCCGACCGGAGCCACGGCCCTGCCTTGCCCCgcaccgacccaccgaccgcCCGTGCCGCCCCCCGCAGCCGGACCCGGAGCCGGGCCCCCCCCAGGAGTGCCAGCCGGAGCCGCCGCCATTCGCCAT GCAGCCTGCTTCTGCGAAGTGGTACGACCGAAGGGACTATGTCTTTATTGAATTTTGTGTTGAAGACAGTAAAGATGTTAatgtaaattttgaaaaatccaAACTTACATTCAG TTGTCTTGGAGGAAGTGATaactttaaacatttaaatgaaattgaCCTTTTTAATAATATTGATCCAAAT GAATCAAAGCATAAAAGAACAGACAGATCTATCTTGTGTTGTTTACGAAAAGGAGAATCTGGTCAGGCATGGCCGAGGTTAACAAAAGAGAGGGCAAAG CTCAACTGGCTCAGTGTGGACTTCAACAACTGGAAAGACTGGGAAGATGATTCAGATGAAGACATGTCCAATTTTGATCGCTTTTCTGAG ATGATGAACAACATGGGCGGAGATGACGACGTAGACTTGCCAGAAGTAGATGGGGCAGATGAT GACTCACCAGACAGTGATGACGAAA AAATGCCGGATCTGGAGTAA